From a single bacterium HR11 genomic region:
- the qrcB_1 gene encoding Menaquinone reductase, molybdopterin-binding-like subunit — MRRRDFLKALGVTTAAATLDGCRRSVHKLIPYVIPPEDVVPGVAAWYATVCRECPAGCGLLVKTREGRAVKVEGNPAHPVNRGRLCVRGQAALQGLYDPDRIRQPLQKRPSGEFRPVSWEEAERLLVERLADLRHRGRADRIVLVTPLLTGSLDRLVQDWTEALGVGRRIVYEPFAYEALRTASRVAFGRDAIPDYRIETARVLISFGADFLETWLSNVRFARAFAEGIRAVRDGTRVGRFIHIEPRLSLTAANADEWIPVRPGAEAFLALAMIHVILTEGRASPSLPADEVRRLTEFVRPYDPETVAAQTDVPPEQIRRLARLFAEADPGLAIGGGVAGTGSNATATLVAVHLLNYVAGFVGRTVVFGPDFSLGRVSRFSEVCELVAAMEAGQVEALLFLDVNPVFTLPRGLGFESALAKVPLVVALASFMDETTARAHLVLPIHTPLESWGDYEPQVGVHGLLQPVLRPLFRTRAPGDILLAVARSMGEDVASKLPWSDFYTYLRTRWQELHRRLAPDRDFEAFWQDALRQGGVWEAVAPESVRLAPEVFQMKFEPPTLEGPSEGPALLVYPSVHHFDGRGADRPWLQEIPDPVTKVVWDAWVEVHPETARRLGVAMGDVVELASPYGKIELPVYVYEGLRPDVVAVPIGQGHTHYGRYARARGANPIELLSPRPEAVAGGRVWLSVRVRLTKTGRRHLLVSTAARDRQLGRGIAQAVAVGEGRSPERHPPAGTSVPDMYPKHEHPGHRWGMVIDLNACIGCNACVAACYAENNIPVVGKMEVALRREMAWIRVERYFEAVGERPDVRFVPMLCQHCDNAPCESVCPVYATYHNPEGLNAMVYNRCVGTRYCANNCPYKVRRFNWLDPVWPEPLHLQLNPDVTVRSKGVMEKCTFCVQRIQAAKDQAKDEGRPLRDGDVVPACAQTCPTDAIIFGDLNDPESRVARLARDPRGYHVLAELNTRPAVTYLKKVGR, encoded by the coding sequence ATGCGGCGTCGGGACTTTCTGAAGGCCTTGGGCGTCACGACAGCCGCGGCGACTCTGGACGGCTGTCGTCGGAGCGTCCACAAGCTCATCCCCTACGTGATCCCACCGGAGGACGTCGTCCCCGGCGTGGCGGCCTGGTATGCGACCGTATGCCGGGAGTGCCCGGCCGGGTGCGGTCTGCTCGTCAAGACGCGGGAGGGCCGGGCCGTCAAGGTCGAGGGGAATCCGGCCCATCCTGTCAATCGGGGCCGCCTCTGCGTCCGGGGCCAGGCCGCCCTGCAGGGTTTATACGACCCGGACCGAATTCGCCAGCCCTTGCAGAAGCGGCCGTCCGGGGAATTTCGGCCCGTCTCGTGGGAAGAAGCCGAGCGGCTCCTCGTCGAGCGGCTGGCCGACCTCCGGCACCGGGGCCGGGCCGACCGAATCGTCCTCGTCACGCCCCTCCTGACGGGAAGCCTGGACCGTCTCGTTCAGGACTGGACGGAGGCCCTCGGCGTCGGCCGGCGGATCGTCTACGAGCCCTTTGCTTACGAGGCCCTGCGGACGGCCAGCCGGGTCGCCTTCGGCCGAGACGCCATTCCTGACTATCGCATCGAGACGGCCCGCGTGCTCATCTCCTTCGGGGCCGACTTCCTGGAGACCTGGCTGTCCAACGTCCGCTTTGCCCGGGCCTTCGCCGAGGGGATCCGCGCCGTCCGGGACGGGACCCGGGTGGGTCGGTTCATCCACATCGAGCCCCGCTTGTCTCTGACGGCGGCGAATGCCGACGAATGGATTCCCGTCCGGCCCGGTGCGGAGGCCTTCCTGGCCCTGGCGATGATTCACGTCATCCTCACCGAGGGCCGGGCCTCGCCGTCCCTGCCGGCCGACGAAGTTCGACGCCTTACGGAATTCGTCCGGCCCTACGACCCGGAGACCGTCGCCGCCCAGACCGACGTCCCGCCCGAACAAATCCGTCGGCTGGCCCGGCTCTTTGCCGAGGCCGACCCGGGCCTCGCCATCGGCGGCGGCGTGGCCGGGACGGGGTCGAATGCGACGGCGACCCTCGTGGCCGTCCACTTGCTCAATTACGTCGCCGGCTTCGTCGGTCGGACCGTCGTCTTTGGGCCTGACTTCAGTCTCGGCCGGGTCAGCCGATTCAGCGAGGTCTGCGAACTGGTCGCGGCGATGGAGGCCGGCCAGGTCGAGGCGCTCCTCTTCTTGGACGTCAACCCAGTGTTTACCCTGCCCCGGGGTCTGGGCTTCGAGTCGGCCCTGGCGAAGGTGCCCCTTGTCGTGGCCCTGGCAAGTTTTATGGATGAGACGACGGCCCGGGCTCATCTGGTCCTGCCGATTCATACGCCCCTGGAATCGTGGGGGGATTACGAGCCCCAGGTCGGCGTCCACGGCCTGCTCCAGCCCGTCCTGCGGCCCCTCTTTCGGACGCGGGCCCCGGGCGACATCCTCCTGGCGGTCGCCCGCTCGATGGGCGAGGACGTCGCCTCGAAACTTCCGTGGTCCGACTTCTATACGTATCTCCGGACGCGATGGCAGGAGCTCCACCGGCGGCTGGCCCCGGACCGGGACTTTGAGGCCTTCTGGCAGGACGCCCTCCGGCAGGGCGGCGTGTGGGAGGCCGTTGCGCCCGAATCGGTCCGGCTCGCCCCGGAAGTCTTTCAGATGAAGTTCGAGCCGCCGACCCTGGAGGGGCCCTCCGAAGGCCCGGCGCTCCTGGTCTATCCGTCCGTGCATCACTTTGACGGCCGGGGGGCCGACCGTCCGTGGCTTCAGGAGATCCCGGACCCCGTGACAAAGGTCGTCTGGGACGCCTGGGTCGAGGTCCATCCCGAGACGGCCCGCCGACTGGGCGTCGCCATGGGAGATGTCGTCGAGCTGGCCTCCCCGTACGGGAAGATCGAGCTTCCCGTATACGTGTATGAGGGCCTCCGGCCGGACGTCGTGGCGGTCCCCATCGGACAGGGGCATACGCACTACGGGCGCTATGCGCGGGCCCGGGGGGCGAACCCCATCGAGCTCCTGAGCCCCCGGCCGGAGGCCGTCGCCGGCGGCCGGGTCTGGCTTTCGGTGCGGGTCCGCCTGACGAAGACGGGCCGGCGGCATCTCCTGGTCTCGACGGCGGCCCGGGACCGCCAGCTCGGGCGGGGCATCGCCCAGGCCGTCGCCGTGGGGGAAGGGCGGTCGCCCGAGCGGCATCCGCCGGCGGGGACATCGGTCCCGGACATGTACCCGAAGCACGAGCATCCGGGCCATCGGTGGGGGATGGTCATCGACCTCAACGCCTGCATCGGTTGCAATGCCTGTGTGGCCGCCTGTTACGCTGAAAACAACATCCCCGTCGTCGGCAAGATGGAGGTCGCCCTCCGGCGGGAGATGGCCTGGATTCGGGTCGAGCGATACTTCGAGGCCGTCGGGGAACGGCCCGATGTCCGGTTCGTCCCCATGCTGTGCCAGCACTGCGACAACGCACCCTGCGAATCGGTGTGCCCCGTCTATGCGACGTACCACAACCCCGAGGGCCTGAATGCCATGGTCTACAATCGATGCGTCGGGACCCGCTACTGTGCCAACAACTGTCCATACAAGGTCCGGCGTTTTAACTGGCTGGACCCCGTGTGGCCCGAGCCCCTGCACCTTCAACTGAACCCCGACGTGACGGTCCGGTCCAAGGGGGTCATGGAGAAGTGTACGTTCTGCGTCCAGCGTATCCAGGCGGCCAAGGACCAGGCGAAGGACGAGGGTCGGCCTCTACGGGACGGCGACGTCGTGCCCGCCTGTGCCCAGACGTGTCCGACGGACGCCATCATCTTCGGCGACCTCAATGACCCCGAGAGTCGGGTCGCCCGCTTGGCCCGGGACCCGCGAGGGTACCACGTCCTGGCCGAGTTGAATACCCGGCCGGCGGTCACGTATTTGAAGAAGGTGGGCCGATAG
- the qrcA_1 gene encoding Menaquinone reductase, multiheme cytochrome c subunit: MRTIRDAPFATRHSRWATHASPWGIVIGWAVLAGALFGCSFRASAPAQPVAFSHKVHAGDYQIPCLYCHSYARRSPVAGVPSMERCMGCHAAIESDHPEIGKLKAYWERKEPIPWVRVYRLPAFVRFSHKRHVRADIACQTCHGPVERMVRVRQAASLEMGWCIECHRQRKASTDCLTCHY, translated from the coding sequence ATGAGAACGATTCGCGATGCGCCATTCGCCACTCGCCATTCCCGATGGGCCACTCACGCCTCGCCGTGGGGGATCGTCATCGGATGGGCGGTCCTCGCCGGCGCCCTCTTCGGGTGTTCGTTCCGAGCCAGCGCACCCGCCCAGCCGGTGGCCTTCAGTCATAAGGTCCACGCCGGAGACTATCAGATTCCCTGCTTGTACTGTCATTCGTATGCCCGGCGGTCGCCCGTCGCCGGCGTCCCCTCGATGGAGCGCTGTATGGGTTGCCACGCCGCCATCGAGTCGGACCATCCCGAGATCGGGAAGCTGAAGGCTTACTGGGAGCGGAAGGAGCCCATCCCATGGGTCCGGGTCTATCGGCTTCCGGCGTTCGTCCGCTTCAGTCACAAGCGGCATGTCCGGGCCGACATCGCCTGTCAGACCTGTCACGGGCCCGTCGAGCGCATGGTCCGGGTCCGCCAGGCGGCGTCCCTCGAGATGGGATGGTGCATCGAGTGCCACCGTCAGCGGAAGGCTTCCACGGACTGCCTAACGTGTCACTATTAA